The proteins below are encoded in one region of Halalkalicoccus jeotgali B3:
- a CDS encoding HNH endonuclease yields MVDPRKTSRDVFWENRNGSEYQCPGCGRPREAVDAIEVHHRDRNKRNPDPDNTMGLCSDCHQGGEHGNRRGLSPKLKAPIPFDTDPPTPEIDSPDT; encoded by the coding sequence ATGGTCGACCCACGCAAGACCTCCCGGGACGTCTTCTGGGAGAACCGAAACGGCAGCGAGTATCAGTGCCCGGGCTGTGGTCGCCCTCGAGAGGCCGTCGACGCGATCGAGGTCCACCACCGAGACCGAAACAAGCGCAACCCCGATCCGGATAACACGATGGGGCTGTGCTCGGACTGTCATCAAGGCGGCGAGCATGGCAACCGGCGCGGACTCAGCCCGAAACTAAAGGCCCCGATCCCGTTCGATACCGATCCGCCGACGCCAGAGATAGACAGTCCGGATACTTGA
- a CDS encoding VirB4 family type IV secretion system protein, translating into MSGKIAHLKEKVSDKFDTSADTGSVDEAREHQARAVGPSSVAYELGGCRSGEDWIKHLCITSMPSKIEPGIIDLINTHPNTAVEPVIHFNPADSQQMVQKIDRSIQKLKVKLRQQQKQEDPDIGLTKQQIAEHQFIRDELKTGSQKLWDVGVYIRIRGKSRDVVTNEARSITDELNKNDISIRTIDYQSDDALTSTSPIAKDMLGGASGKMLGDAVGAMFPFSASTLYEPDGVLIGYHAVTDEPFAFDRWNREGGYNALTIGDLGSGKSFGTMMMLLRRLAMDPDTILVMIDPVNGLDKLAHETGAKRLPLGGENAVNPMEIQPTPIHVVEEEGLNPFNHWASTTLGWFETFFSQAGGSDGGLTRDEWTVLQKGIRKTAYRMEINEDPKTHSNPSPAPLDLRETLGMIADDAEGFFARTPDGEYNFSSDDRASNVRDSEKWEDAAADLHMAMDSFEGGNFANLGRRSNIDLSGKSTLIDVQQGGSDREKALRLQAPFNVIYQRAKASDKRMVIAIDEIHRLFETPNSLEWLEKIVRHSRHFDISLHMITQQAQDFFIHPKAETLANLTSHKFIHKEPGIHFDEYGEKLGLTENECAFARKMNKGTPKRGYSHCLADIDDHGTYPVKIKPLAEELLKLGKDPSDNGGGDNA; encoded by the coding sequence ATGAGTGGAAAAATCGCACACCTGAAGGAAAAAGTATCGGACAAGTTCGACACGAGTGCGGACACTGGGTCCGTCGATGAGGCCCGAGAACACCAAGCGCGTGCTGTCGGCCCGTCGTCGGTCGCCTACGAACTAGGCGGGTGCCGGTCTGGCGAAGACTGGATCAAGCACCTCTGTATCACGTCGATGCCCTCGAAGATCGAACCGGGAATCATTGACCTGATCAATACGCACCCCAACACGGCTGTCGAACCCGTCATTCACTTCAATCCGGCTGACAGTCAGCAGATGGTCCAGAAGATCGACCGGTCGATTCAGAAGCTCAAAGTCAAACTCCGCCAGCAGCAGAAACAAGAGGATCCGGATATCGGCCTCACAAAACAGCAGATCGCAGAGCACCAGTTCATCCGCGATGAACTCAAGACGGGGTCACAGAAACTCTGGGATGTCGGCGTTTACATTCGCATTCGAGGCAAGTCGAGAGATGTCGTCACTAACGAGGCACGCTCGATCACTGACGAGCTCAACAAGAACGATATATCGATCCGAACGATCGACTACCAGAGCGACGACGCACTAACAAGCACGTCCCCGATCGCGAAGGACATGCTCGGTGGTGCGTCGGGAAAGATGCTTGGGGATGCCGTTGGTGCGATGTTCCCGTTTTCTGCGAGTACGCTTTACGAGCCCGATGGTGTCTTGATCGGGTACCACGCGGTTACTGACGAGCCGTTCGCCTTCGACCGCTGGAATCGTGAGGGGGGCTACAACGCACTCACTATCGGCGACCTCGGGTCAGGCAAGTCTTTTGGGACGATGATGATGTTGCTTCGACGGCTTGCGATGGATCCCGACACCATCCTCGTGATGATTGACCCGGTCAACGGCCTCGACAAACTCGCCCATGAAACTGGAGCAAAGCGCCTCCCTCTCGGTGGTGAGAACGCTGTCAACCCGATGGAGATCCAGCCAACGCCCATTCACGTTGTTGAGGAAGAGGGACTCAACCCGTTCAACCATTGGGCATCGACGACGCTGGGGTGGTTTGAGACGTTCTTCTCGCAGGCCGGCGGCTCTGACGGCGGTCTCACACGAGACGAGTGGACGGTTCTGCAGAAAGGGATCCGCAAGACCGCCTACCGGATGGAGATCAACGAAGATCCGAAGACCCACTCAAATCCGAGTCCAGCACCGCTCGATCTCCGCGAGACGCTTGGCATGATCGCCGACGATGCCGAGGGATTCTTCGCCCGAACGCCAGATGGCGAGTACAACTTCTCGAGTGACGATCGCGCATCGAACGTTCGCGATTCCGAGAAATGGGAAGACGCTGCTGCGGACCTTCACATGGCGATGGACTCGTTCGAGGGTGGAAACTTTGCCAATCTGGGGCGCCGCTCGAACATTGACCTCTCAGGCAAGTCCACGCTAATCGACGTGCAACAGGGCGGTTCAGATCGGGAGAAGGCCCTCCGACTCCAGGCTCCATTCAACGTGATCTACCAGCGCGCTAAGGCGTCGGACAAACGCATGGTCATTGCCATCGACGAGATCCACCGGCTGTTTGAGACGCCAAACAGTCTCGAGTGGCTCGAAAAGATTGTCCGCCACTCCCGACACTTCGACATCTCGTTGCATATGATCACCCAGCAGGCTCAGGACTTCTTTATCCATCCGAAGGCCGAGACGCTTGCGAACCTTACGTCACACAAGTTTATTCACAAAGAACCGGGCATCCACTTCGACGAGTATGGCGAGAAGCTGGGCCTCACTGAGAACGAGTGCGCCTTCGCCCGGAAGATGAACAAAGGGACGCCAAAGCGGGGATATTCACACTGTTTAGCTGATATCGACGACCACGGGACGTACCCGGTAAAGATCAAACCGTTAGCGGAGGAACTGCTCAAACTCGGCAAGGATCCGTCTGACAATGGAGGTGGTGATAATGCTTAA
- a CDS encoding FxLYD domain-containing protein produces the protein MNRRQYLKTGGATGLALGTAGCLGWLPWRDDSDQKQVQEGAPSEGSDEPTENDTSPETDEQSATGEKEEDKRTEAENESEGERNPLPDENDTEIDREQYNESEERDVTELDESSVSVVTDATVDDSGSVTVQIKVTNTTDATIDGVDLEVIYLDSAGKEIGLDLKVVQGLGPRGTESVEARASPVDLRGDIAEVSVTPTPQNYS, from the coding sequence ATGAACCGTCGACAGTACCTCAAGACAGGCGGTGCAACGGGCCTCGCCCTCGGGACGGCGGGCTGTCTCGGGTGGCTTCCGTGGCGCGATGATAGTGATCAGAAGCAAGTCCAAGAGGGCGCGCCCAGTGAAGGAAGTGACGAGCCCACGGAGAACGATACCTCTCCAGAGACAGACGAGCAGTCTGCAACCGGCGAGAAAGAGGAGGATAAGCGGACAGAGGCCGAAAACGAATCCGAGGGCGAACGGAATCCCCTCCCAGACGAGAATGATACTGAGATCGATCGAGAACAGTACAATGAGAGTGAAGAACGCGACGTAACGGAACTCGACGAATCATCCGTCTCCGTCGTAACTGATGCAACAGTTGACGATAGCGGGAGTGTAACTGTCCAGATTAAGGTGACAAATACGACCGACGCGACGATTGATGGCGTCGATCTCGAAGTCATATATCTCGATAGTGCGGGTAAGGAGATCGGGTTGGACTTGAAAGTCGTTCAGGGGCTCGGGCCGAGAGGAACAGAGTCCGTCGAAGCTCGTGCAAGCCCAGTCGATCTGCGTGGAGATATCGCAGAAGTGAGCGTAACCCCGACGCCACAGAACTACTCGTAA
- a CDS encoding anti-CBASS protein Acb1 family protein: MSDSTDNERSAPGAHRRSGDADVDILDQRSQLAEQGRAVATLAAARNGTDAPELDDTTASALGQYMANQSVRGARRARRQQMAQFGIRGALGVGRSHRGRRDYWDVFGYPDPRNQSAEDYELRARVQPEARIITEAPVRATWKRPPIIRDTGRADGDDPTQFEQDVQQLLDGSTEDRDPNAERAGLNTYWSWADRAQRPVQYGLLFTGYRDGRKMSQPVNANNINGPDDIAYCNVFSQSDVTNWAVAGDFDKGEPARDGIERPDKPILYEITFETSKPDGSIDEDKRIVHYSRLQHIIERPDRSEYLGEGCLEPILHALIDFEKVRGSSAEAHYGNVDRKFIGMGSEEGSLGSDREEVIEQFDEQMREMTDGMRTTAYGENLDIKEISGESVDPSPLLDSLYDTLAGVSQQPQRIMKGSERGELASSQDESNWLSRMSERQEQVAAKRFVIPTIDDYIAYGAVAEPEGGPSGYLVNWRSLFELTDLEKAEMTHTLSQALKNIHDTVAMGADEEAAYRAVGLSPPDADGERGSGRFDRDMAYNIDEDDPEVQAAFDAIQSTNEGQTDD, from the coding sequence ATGAGTGACAGCACTGATAACGAACGTTCGGCTCCCGGCGCACATCGTCGGAGCGGTGATGCCGATGTCGATATCCTTGATCAGCGCTCGCAGCTCGCCGAGCAGGGACGAGCCGTTGCCACGCTTGCAGCCGCGCGGAACGGGACTGACGCGCCGGAGTTAGACGATACGACGGCATCCGCTCTCGGGCAGTACATGGCGAATCAGTCCGTCCGAGGAGCACGGCGTGCTCGCCGGCAGCAGATGGCCCAGTTCGGGATTCGGGGTGCGCTGGGGGTGGGCCGATCTCATCGTGGCCGACGGGACTACTGGGACGTGTTCGGGTATCCCGACCCACGCAACCAGTCCGCCGAAGATTACGAACTCCGGGCACGCGTACAGCCCGAAGCACGAATCATCACCGAGGCCCCCGTCCGGGCGACATGGAAGCGCCCGCCGATCATCCGCGATACGGGGCGGGCCGACGGCGACGATCCTACCCAGTTCGAACAAGACGTTCAACAGCTGCTCGACGGTTCGACCGAGGATCGCGATCCCAATGCCGAGCGCGCTGGGTTGAACACGTACTGGTCATGGGCTGATCGAGCTCAGCGTCCTGTGCAGTATGGCCTGCTTTTCACAGGCTATCGCGACGGGCGGAAAATGAGTCAACCCGTTAACGCCAACAACATCAACGGGCCGGACGATATCGCCTACTGTAACGTTTTCAGCCAGTCAGACGTGACGAATTGGGCAGTCGCGGGTGACTTCGATAAGGGTGAGCCAGCTCGGGATGGTATCGAGCGCCCCGACAAGCCGATTCTCTATGAGATCACGTTCGAGACGTCGAAACCTGATGGCTCGATTGATGAGGACAAGCGAATCGTCCATTACTCCCGGCTCCAACATATCATCGAGCGGCCTGACCGTTCGGAGTATCTGGGCGAGGGGTGTCTCGAACCGATCCTCCACGCCCTGATCGACTTCGAGAAGGTGCGTGGGAGTTCCGCCGAGGCTCACTACGGGAACGTCGACCGGAAATTCATCGGTATGGGATCGGAAGAGGGATCGCTCGGGTCCGATCGCGAAGAGGTAATCGAGCAGTTCGACGAGCAGATGCGCGAGATGACCGACGGGATGCGAACGACCGCGTACGGCGAGAACCTCGACATCAAAGAGATCTCCGGCGAGTCGGTCGATCCGTCTCCGCTGCTCGACTCACTCTACGACACGCTTGCGGGTGTCTCACAACAGCCCCAGCGGATCATGAAAGGGTCCGAACGCGGCGAGCTCGCGAGTTCGCAGGATGAATCAAACTGGCTCTCGCGTATGTCCGAGCGCCAAGAGCAAGTCGCGGCAAAGCGCTTTGTCATCCCAACGATCGACGACTATATCGCATACGGCGCGGTCGCCGAACCCGAGGGTGGTCCGAGTGGGTATCTCGTCAACTGGCGCTCGTTGTTCGAACTGACGGACCTCGAGAAAGCGGAAATGACGCACACCCTCTCACAGGCCCTGAAGAACATCCACGATACGGTAGCGATGGGGGCTGACGAAGAGGCGGCCTATCGGGCCGTTGGGCTGTCTCCGCCGGATGCGGACGGTGAGCGTGGGTCTGGGCGCTTCGATCGCGACATGGCCTACAACATCGACGAGGACGACCCAGAAGTGCAGGCGGCATTCGATGCGATTCAATCAACCAACGAGGGTCAGACTGATGACTGA
- a CDS encoding type IV secretory system conjugative DNA transfer family protein, whose amino-acid sequence MSPDDGLYIWEEESTEAVEGNETLRSHGTDEHSNEQVFAGYLARQMMRSPRADAESPIAVGVGTRRGGHASIDQTDLRQHTVLFGSTGYGKSNLMMNAGRTIAESGDGMIYIEPKGDGAKRFYSILPDHRKGDVVWLEPAGTRSAQTGFNFLDPGVSPDHPEFELIVENILNDLVQMLGASNYWGPLMDAIAENIIRFAARHDAEFTMIDLYFILADQENRERYRDMVNASGHIFLALFADKLAEYDDDDLDAIRRRFKNWVENPIARRVFAHRGNTINLQEVIDEGKILIVRMNKEDEGIKEMVGTAILRRTWAAARDRDGDKSSRGSGPDNFHLLMDEADLLAHEGSSLPTMLSKARTSRLCLFLCCQYPDQLPPEIVGALFSQCDTKMSFSVGSADACKVVGKNLGLKWETLRDEEEYHVWMKTSVGPPDPYRVYALPPFPPTITQTEADHHIERIVRRDGHEPKSDQQLMDELLLNRGDGQLDGAGAILDDSGNRKSMAVADIDLDRVERQTCKTVHDVAIEHGDDDGFVSADLIQHRLIDNLGVDREDLGHESQVWGVLDMVGDDLVEREKRDGEVKLKTTSRGITLFKKISGSPVDGKGDHRKAIKELYDALTDAGFDTEIEQQTIGRSSDGFASIERAFKDAVSWDIVTPEDSRQARERFMEENPELAALSGGKNVRVELEDSTGESSPGQTLRHLHDAIEDGERCLYAARPEKAWKVYDTLTDPMYCREVDENGRRRSYNLGTVTVDGEPMLRVKGGNAVWWYDPDPDDGYHWVLEDTDGTSIASFKTREDIDSSGAIGKYPARESDFEEGDPEREEYVAVGAPTELVPEPSLSREHWAVVIVPEGTTRAADLSLIHHGEAVPFDDLGDLADTEDLLSASEEPLRYTPTSLVEDGDDTADSAAEDAPDDETTASGSGGSIGDKFADLESRLE is encoded by the coding sequence TTGAGCCCTGATGACGGCCTCTACATCTGGGAAGAGGAGTCGACCGAGGCCGTCGAAGGGAATGAGACGCTCCGGTCACATGGAACCGACGAACACAGCAACGAGCAGGTCTTTGCCGGGTATCTCGCCCGTCAGATGATGCGGTCGCCGCGAGCTGACGCCGAGAGCCCCATCGCAGTCGGCGTCGGAACGCGTCGCGGTGGCCACGCCTCAATCGACCAGACGGACCTTCGCCAGCACACTGTCCTCTTCGGGAGCACGGGCTATGGGAAGTCGAACCTCATGATGAATGCCGGCCGGACGATCGCCGAGTCCGGCGACGGCATGATTTATATCGAACCCAAAGGCGACGGTGCAAAACGGTTCTACTCCATCCTCCCCGACCACCGGAAAGGCGACGTCGTATGGCTTGAGCCCGCCGGCACTCGGTCTGCCCAGACCGGGTTCAACTTCCTCGACCCTGGCGTTTCCCCGGACCACCCCGAATTTGAACTAATCGTCGAGAATATCCTTAACGACCTGGTGCAGATGCTCGGCGCGAGTAATTACTGGGGGCCGCTGATGGACGCGATCGCGGAGAACATCATCCGATTCGCCGCTCGCCACGACGCCGAGTTCACGATGATCGACCTGTACTTCATCCTCGCGGATCAGGAGAACCGCGAGCGCTACAGGGACATGGTCAACGCATCGGGCCACATCTTCCTCGCGCTGTTCGCCGATAAGCTCGCCGAGTACGATGATGACGACCTGGACGCGATCCGCAGGCGCTTCAAAAACTGGGTTGAGAACCCCATCGCGAGGCGCGTGTTCGCCCACCGGGGCAATACGATCAACCTTCAAGAGGTGATTGACGAGGGCAAGATCCTCATCGTGCGGATGAACAAAGAGGACGAGGGTATCAAAGAGATGGTTGGGACGGCCATCCTCCGCCGGACGTGGGCCGCCGCACGCGACCGGGATGGTGATAAGAGCTCGCGAGGGAGCGGCCCGGATAACTTCCATCTCCTTATGGACGAAGCTGATCTGCTGGCTCATGAGGGGTCCTCACTCCCGACGATGCTCTCGAAGGCGCGGACCTCGCGGCTCTGTTTATTCCTCTGTTGCCAGTATCCCGATCAACTCCCGCCTGAGATCGTCGGAGCACTCTTCAGCCAGTGCGATACGAAGATGTCCTTCTCCGTCGGCTCAGCCGACGCCTGCAAGGTCGTCGGGAAAAATCTTGGACTCAAGTGGGAAACACTCCGCGACGAAGAGGAATATCATGTCTGGATGAAGACTTCGGTCGGGCCGCCGGACCCATACCGTGTCTACGCACTCCCGCCATTCCCGCCAACGATCACTCAAACCGAAGCCGACCACCATATCGAGCGGATCGTCCGCCGAGACGGACATGAGCCAAAGTCCGACCAGCAACTCATGGACGAGCTACTCCTCAATCGCGGCGACGGGCAGCTCGACGGGGCCGGTGCGATCCTCGACGATAGCGGGAACCGAAAGTCGATGGCCGTCGCTGACATCGACCTTGACCGTGTCGAACGCCAGACCTGTAAGACAGTCCATGACGTCGCGATCGAGCACGGTGATGATGACGGCTTTGTCTCTGCCGATCTAATCCAACACCGCCTCATCGATAATCTGGGCGTCGATCGCGAAGACCTCGGCCACGAGTCCCAGGTGTGGGGTGTCCTCGACATGGTCGGCGACGACCTCGTTGAGCGAGAGAAGCGCGACGGTGAGGTCAAACTCAAGACGACGTCCCGTGGCATCACTCTCTTCAAGAAGATCAGCGGTTCGCCCGTTGACGGCAAGGGCGACCACCGCAAAGCGATCAAGGAACTCTACGACGCCCTCACTGACGCAGGCTTCGACACCGAGATCGAGCAACAGACCATCGGCCGATCCAGCGACGGGTTCGCGTCGATCGAGCGGGCCTTCAAGGATGCCGTTTCGTGGGACATCGTCACCCCGGAAGATTCACGCCAGGCCCGCGAACGGTTCATGGAGGAGAACCCCGAACTCGCTGCCCTCTCAGGAGGCAAGAACGTCCGCGTGGAGCTCGAAGACTCGACCGGCGAGTCCAGCCCCGGACAGACCCTTCGCCACCTCCACGACGCCATCGAGGACGGCGAACGATGTCTCTACGCCGCCCGTCCCGAGAAAGCATGGAAGGTCTACGATACGCTCACCGATCCGATGTACTGCCGCGAGGTCGACGAGAACGGGCGTCGGCGCTCGTACAATCTCGGAACAGTCACAGTCGACGGCGAGCCCATGCTCCGCGTCAAGGGCGGAAACGCGGTGTGGTGGTACGATCCCGACCCGGACGACGGATATCACTGGGTGCTCGAGGACACTGACGGGACGTCGATAGCGTCGTTCAAAACACGCGAAGACATCGACTCATCGGGTGCCATTGGGAAGTATCCCGCTCGCGAATCCGACTTTGAAGAAGGCGATCCCGAACGCGAGGAGTACGTCGCGGTTGGGGCACCGACCGAACTCGTGCCCGAGCCATCTCTCTCACGGGAACACTGGGCCGTCGTAATCGTTCCTGAAGGGACGACACGGGCAGCGGACCTTTCGCTCATCCATCACGGCGAGGCCGTCCCCTTCGACGACCTTGGCGATCTGGCGGATACTGAGGATCTCCTGTCGGCGAGTGAGGAACCTCTGCGGTACACGCCTACGTCCCTGGTTGAGGATGGAGACGACACCGCGGATAGTGCTGCTGAGGATGCACCGGACGATGAGACAACAGCCTCCGGCTCGGGTGGGTCTATCGGGGATAAGTTCGCCGATCTAGAATCCCGGCTCGAGTAA